The Vigna angularis cultivar LongXiaoDou No.4 chromosome 6, ASM1680809v1, whole genome shotgun sequence genome contains the following window.
TGGATGCATCTCTGTTCCGGAATCTAAAAGCCTTGGATTAAATGCAATTGGAAGAACAATACTTCTTTTTCCCATGATTTGAAAAGTCCACACATCTTTTCACTTTTGATCAATTATTGATGTGGTTGAACGTTTATCTTAATTGCTTTTTTGCATGAATAATTGGAAGCATTGTACCGTAAATATCAATTCCAACCGTAATTGATTTGATTGGCATGGTTATAGATAGATGTACATGATTCATAAGTCAAAATTAACCTGTCAAATACTAAATGAGTTGatttatataaatgattttttcctttatattaACCTGTCAAAATTAACGTTTCAAGTTGGCTTTATATTCCTTTATTGCtattttttccaataaatctcttaattatttgattgattaaatattagtgaatataatatttaagttaattagATTTTTCCAGTAAGATCGAGTTTGATTATTGCACAGATAAAGAGATGAGATATGAGTgtataaatcaaattttgtatttgattttatcaaatataGATAGCGTTTTGTGAATTTTGATAGGAGTATAAAGTTTGATTATTGCACATATCTTACCCATCATATTTGCTAATTATGTGGGCATAAAGCTATTTGtgtcttgtttatttttcaatactAAAGTCTTGCatcataaatttcaattatattctCTACCAATCTTTTATGATTCTGCATCTTAACTGATTTTTCTGATCATACTTTCTTGTCAACCATCATAATTGAGTGTTTGGTTATGGGTAATTGATCAGAAAATTGCATCTTCTCATCTTGCAGAAGTAACCGTTTTACTTATGTTCAGAACAGAACAAGATTTGTGTCTTTGGGTGCTGTGAGCAATGATTTAGTTGAAGAGAGTGTGGAAGGTGATGACCTAAGGAGCAGAATCTTGAGGCTAAGGCTCCCCAAGCGAAGCGCCACAAACATTCTTCAGAAGTGGGTCCTTCAAGGGAATCCTGTTACGCTCTCTCAGCTTCGAGATATTTCCAAAGAGCTTCGAAGATCACAAGGGAAAGTAGTGCAATTGCTGTTTGTTTTGTCATATCATGCAGTATGTATTAGATTCGTTTGGTTAATTGTAGGTGTAGTGCATTAGGAATTCAATTTTACACGTTGCTATTATT
Protein-coding sequences here:
- the LOC128197577 gene encoding uncharacterized protein LOC128197577: MIVFLASTLPPPKSATAPKPMAPELSTTIASSGDILGATELRGPVNYKYNDLKAGTKNFSAENKLGEGGFGAVYKNRTRFVSLGAVSNDLVEESVEGDDLRSRILRLRLPKRSATNILQKWVLQGNPVTLSQLRDISKELRRSQGKVVQLLFVLSYHAVCIRFVWLIVGVVH